The following coding sequences are from one Pseudomonas mendocina window:
- a CDS encoding NAD(P)/FAD-dependent oxidoreductase — protein MKTTDMHNVDVAIIGGGPAGLAAAVELRRQGIDDVVVIEREAAAGGIPRHCGHPPFGFREYGRIYSGPDYAQRNVEEAEKAGVRILLGHSATRLAAGGCIEGVSAEGAFRIQARRVLLATGAREAPRSARLLGGDRPVGVINTGALQSYLYLQHLKPFERPLIVGTELVSLSAVLSCRRAGIKPVAMIERNARATARWPLSLFPRLCGVPMHYGAELVQINGLGRVESASVRLASGEVREFECDGVLLTGEFTPESSLARMSDLRIDNRSGGPVIDQFGRCSDPAYFAAGNLLRPIETAGWSFREGRRIAGLIVRDLHGELPPVEDGVDVRCGSALKLCVPQVLVPGAIAGLRHLQLRVSTATSGQLVVRADGRDIWSKPRSCLPERRMLVPIAELGIPEGTRQLEVDFIRR, from the coding sequence ATGAAAACCACTGATATGCATAACGTCGATGTCGCGATCATCGGTGGTGGTCCGGCGGGCCTGGCCGCCGCCGTGGAGCTGCGGCGCCAGGGTATCGACGATGTGGTGGTGATCGAGCGCGAAGCGGCCGCCGGTGGCATTCCCCGTCACTGCGGGCATCCGCCGTTCGGTTTCCGCGAATACGGCCGAATCTACAGCGGGCCGGACTACGCGCAGCGCAACGTCGAAGAGGCGGAAAAGGCCGGTGTGCGCATCCTGCTCGGGCACAGCGCCACCCGACTGGCTGCTGGCGGATGCATCGAGGGCGTGTCTGCGGAAGGCGCATTCCGTATCCAGGCCCGGCGCGTGCTGCTGGCGACCGGGGCACGCGAGGCGCCGCGCTCCGCACGTCTACTGGGCGGGGATCGGCCGGTCGGCGTGATCAACACCGGCGCGTTGCAGTCCTATCTGTATCTGCAGCACCTGAAACCCTTCGAGCGTCCGCTGATCGTCGGCACCGAGCTGGTCAGCCTGTCAGCCGTACTCAGTTGCCGTCGGGCCGGTATCAAGCCAGTGGCGATGATCGAGCGCAACGCGCGGGCGACTGCGCGCTGGCCCTTGTCGCTGTTCCCGCGGTTGTGTGGCGTGCCGATGCACTATGGCGCCGAGCTGGTGCAGATCAACGGTCTCGGCCGGGTCGAGTCGGCCAGTGTCAGGCTGGCCAGTGGCGAGGTGCGCGAGTTCGAGTGCGATGGCGTGCTGTTGACCGGCGAGTTCACGCCCGAGTCGAGCCTGGCGCGCATGAGCGACCTGCGTATCGACAACAGGAGCGGTGGGCCAGTGATCGACCAGTTCGGGCGTTGCTCGGATCCCGCCTATTTTGCGGCCGGTAATCTGCTGCGCCCGATCGAGACGGCAGGCTGGTCGTTCCGCGAAGGGCGGCGTATCGCGGGGCTCATCGTGCGGGATCTGCATGGCGAGCTGCCGCCCGTCGAAGATGGCGTCGACGTCCGCTGCGGCAGCGCCCTGAAACTCTGCGTGCCCCAGGTGCTGGTGCCGGGGGCCATCGCGGGGCTCAGGCACCTGCAACTGCGGGTCAGCACGGCCACCTCGGGGCAACTGGTGGTGCGGGCCGATGGCCGGGACATCTGGTCAAAACCGCGATCCTGCCTGCCCGAGCGGCGCATGCTGGTGCCCATTGCCGAGCTGGGGATTCCCGAGGGAACCCGGCAACTCGAAGTCGACTTCATCCGCCGTTAA
- a CDS encoding NAD(P)/FAD-dependent oxidoreductase translates to MNDLNPKPKPDSAYDVVVIGGGVVGCAMARRFTLEGARVLLLEKGEDILSGASKGNSAILHTGFDAPSGSVELECMQAGYREYLDIHQRMNLPVLRTGAMVVAWTDEDMSKLDGIVQQAHANDVSNVRFIDAETIRRREPHLSTRALGGVDVPGEFLIDPWSAPLGYLLQAMLAGAQARFGTEVLGGFFDGGHWVLETSTGYVTATTVINCAGLFGDQLEQRLLGEASFSIHPRKGQFVVFDKASAKLLNAIVLPVPNERTKGIVLTRTIFGNLLVGPTAEEQDDRLHAGLESETLAQLVEAAVERVPGLAGMPVTATYAGLRPASDKKHYRIHPVPGRNWISVGGIRSTGLTAALGIAQHVFRLYQRRHEALDEQTLKWPSMPNLAEHQPRDYQRPGYGEIVCHCEMVTRREIENALQGLLPPGDLGGLKRRTRACMGRCQGFYCGAQVAELSAGRLAVPLATGVCHENH, encoded by the coding sequence ATGAATGATCTGAATCCCAAGCCCAAGCCGGACAGCGCCTATGATGTCGTCGTCATCGGTGGCGGTGTCGTCGGCTGTGCGATGGCCCGCCGCTTCACGCTGGAGGGTGCCAGGGTGCTGTTGCTCGAGAAAGGTGAGGACATCCTGTCCGGGGCCAGCAAGGGCAACAGTGCGATTCTCCACACGGGTTTCGATGCGCCCTCGGGCAGTGTCGAGCTGGAATGCATGCAGGCCGGTTACCGCGAATACCTCGACATCCATCAGCGGATGAACCTGCCGGTGCTGCGCACCGGCGCGATGGTCGTGGCCTGGACTGACGAGGACATGAGCAAGCTGGACGGTATCGTGCAGCAGGCGCATGCCAATGACGTGAGCAATGTGCGTTTCATCGATGCCGAGACCATTCGCCGGCGTGAACCGCACCTGTCGACGCGTGCCTTGGGCGGCGTCGACGTGCCGGGCGAGTTTCTCATCGACCCCTGGTCCGCGCCGCTGGGTTATCTGCTCCAGGCCATGCTGGCCGGCGCCCAGGCGCGCTTCGGCACGGAAGTGCTGGGCGGCTTCTTCGATGGTGGCCACTGGGTACTGGAAACCTCCACCGGCTATGTCACGGCTACGACGGTGATCAACTGCGCCGGGTTGTTCGGCGACCAGCTGGAGCAGCGTCTGTTGGGTGAGGCGTCCTTCAGCATTCACCCGCGTAAGGGGCAGTTCGTCGTTTTCGACAAGGCCTCGGCGAAGCTGCTCAACGCCATCGTTCTGCCGGTGCCGAACGAGCGCACCAAGGGGATCGTGCTGACCCGGACGATCTTCGGCAACCTGCTGGTCGGTCCGACCGCCGAGGAACAGGACGATCGCCTGCATGCCGGTCTGGAGTCCGAGACGCTGGCGCAACTGGTCGAGGCTGCAGTCGAGCGGGTGCCGGGGTTGGCCGGCATGCCGGTCACGGCGACCTATGCGGGGCTGCGCCCGGCCAGCGACAAGAAGCATTACCGCATTCACCCGGTGCCGGGGCGCAACTGGATCAGCGTCGGCGGCATTCGCTCCACCGGTCTGACGGCTGCACTGGGCATCGCCCAGCATGTATTCCGGCTTTACCAGCGCCGCCATGAGGCGCTCGACGAGCAGACCCTGAAGTGGCCGAGCATGCCGAACCTGGCCGAGCATCAGCCGCGTGATTACCAGCGGCCCGGCTATGGCGAGATCGTCTGCCACTGCGAGATGGTGACCCGCCGCGAGATCGAGAATGCTCTGCAAGGGCTGTTGCCGCCTGGCGACCTTGGCGGGCTCAAGCGCCGTACGCGGGCCTGCATGGGGCGCTGCCAGGGTTTCTATTGTGGGGCGCAGGTCGCCGAACTCAGCGCCGGCCGCCTGGCCGTTCCACTCGCAACAGGTGTTTGCCATGAAAACCACTGA
- a CDS encoding NADP-dependent glyceraldehyde-3-phosphate dehydrogenase has translation MTATCSLAQLFPSLDDIPEQYRLGEPIVQREYLIDGTLQHWSGPLASVRSPIHLRTEAGEEQVILGSTPLLDAQTSLAALESAVRAYDSGQGAWPTMRVAERIQHVETFLRRMREQRDAVVKLLMWEIGKNLKDSEKEFDRTCDYILDTIEALKALDRRSSRFELEQGTLGQIRRVPLGVALCMGPYNYPLNETFTTLIPALIMGNTVVFKPAKFGVLLIRPLLEAFRDSFPAGVINVIYGSGRETVSALMASGKVDVFAFIGTNKGASALKKLHPKPHRLRAALGLDAKNPGIVLPEVNLDNAVNEAITGALSFNGQRCTALKILFVHEAVVDAFLERFNSKLASLKPGMPWEPGVALTPLPEPGKTDYLSDLVADAVAHGASITNAGGGDVRGSFFYPAVLYPVTPQMRVYQEEQFGPVVPIVPYRDLKTVIDYVLQSDFGQQLSIFGNDSATVGRLVDAFANQVGRININAQCQRGPDTYPFNGRKDSAEGTLSVHDALRVFSIRTLVATRFDEDNKALISEIIRNRESSFLTTDYIF, from the coding sequence ATGACCGCTACCTGCTCGCTCGCCCAGCTTTTTCCCTCCCTTGACGACATCCCCGAGCAGTACCGCCTGGGCGAACCGATCGTACAACGCGAATACCTGATCGACGGCACCCTGCAGCATTGGTCTGGGCCACTGGCCAGCGTGCGCAGCCCGATCCACCTGCGAACCGAGGCAGGCGAGGAGCAGGTCATCCTCGGCAGCACACCTCTGCTCGACGCGCAAACCTCACTGGCGGCACTGGAGTCGGCCGTGCGCGCCTACGACAGCGGCCAGGGCGCCTGGCCAACCATGCGCGTGGCCGAGCGTATCCAGCACGTGGAAACCTTCCTCAGGCGCATGCGCGAGCAGCGCGATGCCGTGGTCAAGCTGCTGATGTGGGAAATCGGCAAGAACCTCAAGGACTCGGAAAAGGAGTTCGACCGCACCTGCGACTACATCCTCGACACCATCGAAGCGCTCAAGGCGCTGGATCGTCGCTCCAGCCGCTTCGAACTGGAGCAGGGCACGCTCGGGCAGATCCGCCGGGTGCCGCTGGGCGTGGCACTGTGCATGGGGCCCTACAACTACCCGCTCAACGAAACCTTCACCACGCTGATTCCGGCACTGATCATGGGCAACACCGTGGTCTTCAAGCCCGCCAAGTTCGGCGTACTGCTGATCCGCCCCCTGCTCGAAGCCTTTCGCGACAGCTTCCCCGCCGGCGTCATCAACGTCATCTACGGCAGCGGGCGCGAGACCGTCAGCGCCCTGATGGCCAGCGGCAAGGTCGACGTCTTCGCCTTCATCGGCACCAACAAGGGGGCCAGCGCACTGAAGAAGCTGCACCCCAAACCGCACCGCCTGCGCGCGGCCCTGGGCCTGGATGCGAAGAATCCCGGCATCGTGCTACCCGAGGTGAATCTGGACAACGCGGTCAACGAGGCCATCACCGGCGCCCTGTCGTTCAACGGCCAGCGCTGCACCGCGCTGAAGATCCTGTTCGTCCATGAAGCGGTGGTGGATGCCTTCCTGGAACGCTTCAACAGCAAGCTGGCGAGCCTCAAACCGGGCATGCCCTGGGAGCCCGGCGTGGCCCTGACGCCGCTGCCCGAGCCGGGCAAGACCGACTACCTCAGTGACCTGGTAGCCGATGCCGTGGCCCACGGCGCCAGCATCACCAACGCAGGGGGCGGTGACGTCCGTGGCTCGTTCTTCTACCCAGCGGTGCTGTATCCGGTGACGCCGCAGATGCGTGTGTACCAGGAAGAGCAGTTCGGCCCGGTCGTCCCCATCGTCCCCTACCGCGACCTGAAGACCGTGATCGACTACGTCCTGCAATCGGACTTCGGCCAGCAACTGAGCATCTTCGGTAACGACTCGGCAACCGTGGGCAGGCTGGTGGACGCCTTCGCCAACCAGGTCGGACGCATCAACATCAATGCCCAGTGCCAACGCGGCCCGGACACCTACCCGTTCAACGGACGCAAGGACTCCGCCGAAGGCACCCTGTCGGTGCACGATGCCTTGCGCGTCTTCTCCATCCGCACGCTCGTGGCCACCCGTTTCGACGAGGACAACAAGGCGCTGATCAGCGAGATCATCCGCAATCGGGAGTCCAGTTTCCTGACTACGGACTATATCTTCTGA
- a CDS encoding xanthine phosphoribosyltransferase — protein sequence MESLKQKIRSEGIVLSEHVLKVDAFLNHQIDPRLMQEIGHEFAQRFAGQGITKIVTIEASGIAPAVMAGLELGIPVIFARKFQSLTLKDDLLISKVFSFTKQTESTIAISARHLTAADKVLVIDDFLANGHAAKALIDLIQQAGAQVAGIGIVIEKSFQDGRNLLENEGYRVESLARVAALENGQVRFLD from the coding sequence GTGGAGTCGTTGAAACAGAAGATTCGCAGCGAAGGCATCGTGCTGTCCGAGCATGTACTCAAGGTGGATGCCTTTCTCAACCACCAGATCGATCCGCGCCTGATGCAGGAGATCGGCCACGAGTTCGCCCAACGTTTCGCCGGCCAGGGCATCACCAAGATCGTCACCATCGAAGCCTCGGGCATCGCCCCGGCGGTGATGGCCGGCCTGGAGCTGGGTATCCCGGTGATCTTCGCACGCAAGTTCCAGTCGCTGACGCTCAAGGACGACCTGCTGATCTCCAAGGTGTTCTCCTTCACCAAGCAGACCGAAAGCACCATCGCCATCTCCGCACGTCACCTGACCGCAGCCGACAAGGTGCTGGTGATCGATGACTTCCTCGCCAACGGTCACGCCGCCAAGGCGCTGATCGACCTGATCCAGCAGGCCGGTGCACAAGTCGCAGGTATCGGTATCGTCATCGAGAAATCCTTCCAGGACGGTCGCAACCTGCTGGAAAACGAAGGCTACCGCGTCGAATCGCTGGCCCGTGTCGCAGCGCTGGAAAATGGTCAGGTGCGCTTCCTCGATTAA
- a CDS encoding acetyl-CoA hydrolase/transferase C-terminal domain-containing protein has product MPHTCTLEQAVDRVLSEIDGPIHLGLPLGLGKPNRWVNALYARVRDMPERQLTIYTALCLARPRAGQDLQRRFLEPFVDRVYGDYPELAFLADLHSGDLPANVRVEQFFFQPGSLLECEPAQQDYISSNYSHVARDLNAKGLNLVAQLVAADSAQPEHFSLSCNPDVTLDLLPLLNKRREAGETVLSVAQIHGDLPYMAGDAQVPRDTFDIHIVEDERTTLFSTPNMPVTLQDHCIGLFASALVRDGGTLQIGIGSMGDALAAALMARQSDNTRYRELMQALQAGETWADEIAASGGLAPLEQGLYGCSEMFVNGLLALAEAGLLRRQVYADTRLQRLTLAGALDQQGRLQSVQALVDAGLPTMLQPGDLAWLCDSGLLSGDIRLEEGELHLPDGGRIVADLSDPQTQARLQSCLGRARGGVVLHGGFFLGPESFYRRLRELDEAERQRFAMTGIRYINELHGQEELKRLQRRDARFINTVFTMTLLGAGVADQLEDGRVLSGVGGQYNFVAQAHALEDARSILLLRSWRESGGEVSSNIVWEYGHTTIPRHLRDIVVTEYGIADLRGKTDAQVIEALLNISDSRFQPGLIEQAQQAGKLPEDFRLEERFTNNLPERLQRLRDEYPTLFAEYPLGSDFSAVEQDLLRALSWLKSKLRLTEVLELGKATLDAPEPAAYPEHLRRMSLEAPDGVREALYQRLLLGGLQATSVS; this is encoded by the coding sequence ATGCCGCACACCTGTACCCTCGAACAAGCTGTAGACCGCGTATTGAGCGAGATCGACGGGCCGATTCATCTGGGCCTGCCGCTCGGCCTGGGCAAGCCCAATCGCTGGGTCAACGCGCTGTACGCGCGGGTGCGCGACATGCCCGAGCGGCAACTGACCATCTACACCGCGCTGTGCCTGGCGCGCCCGCGTGCCGGCCAGGATCTGCAACGGCGCTTTCTCGAACCTTTCGTCGACCGCGTTTATGGTGATTATCCCGAGCTGGCGTTTCTCGCCGATCTGCATAGTGGTGATCTGCCGGCCAACGTGCGGGTCGAGCAGTTTTTCTTCCAGCCTGGAAGCCTGCTCGAATGCGAGCCGGCGCAGCAGGACTACATCAGCAGCAACTACAGCCATGTTGCCCGCGACCTCAATGCCAAGGGCCTGAACCTGGTCGCCCAACTGGTCGCCGCCGATTCCGCACAACCCGAGCACTTCAGCCTGAGCTGCAACCCCGACGTGACGCTCGACCTGTTGCCGCTGCTGAACAAGCGTCGTGAAGCTGGCGAGACCGTGCTCAGCGTGGCCCAGATACACGGCGACCTGCCTTACATGGCGGGCGATGCCCAGGTGCCGCGCGACACCTTCGATATTCATATCGTCGAGGATGAGCGCACCACGCTGTTTTCCACTCCAAATATGCCGGTAACCCTGCAGGATCACTGCATTGGCTTGTTCGCCAGTGCCCTGGTGCGCGACGGTGGCACCTTGCAGATCGGCATTGGCTCCATGGGCGATGCCCTGGCTGCGGCGTTGATGGCCAGGCAAAGCGATAACACTCGTTACCGTGAGCTGATGCAGGCGCTGCAAGCAGGCGAAACCTGGGCGGACGAGATCGCTGCCAGCGGTGGCCTCGCACCTCTCGAGCAGGGCCTGTATGGCTGCAGCGAGATGTTCGTCAATGGTCTGCTGGCCCTGGCCGAGGCAGGCCTGTTGCGGCGTCAGGTGTACGCGGATACACGGTTGCAACGCCTGACATTGGCGGGGGCGCTGGATCAGCAGGGGCGCCTGCAGAGCGTCCAGGCGTTGGTCGATGCCGGGCTGCCGACGATGTTGCAGCCAGGTGATCTGGCCTGGCTATGCGACAGCGGCTTGCTATCAGGCGATATACGGCTGGAGGAGGGTGAGCTGCATCTGCCTGACGGCGGCCGTATCGTGGCGGATCTGAGCGATCCACAGACGCAGGCTCGCCTGCAATCCTGCCTTGGCCGAGCCAGAGGCGGTGTCGTGCTGCATGGTGGCTTCTTCCTCGGCCCGGAAAGCTTCTACCGACGTTTGCGCGAGCTGGATGAGGCCGAGCGCCAGCGCTTCGCCATGACTGGTATCCGCTATATCAACGAGCTGCATGGTCAGGAGGAACTCAAGCGTCTGCAGCGTCGCGATGCGCGCTTCATCAACACGGTGTTCACCATGACCCTGCTCGGCGCGGGTGTCGCCGATCAGCTGGAAGACGGTCGCGTGCTCAGCGGGGTGGGAGGGCAATACAACTTCGTGGCCCAGGCCCATGCGCTGGAGGATGCCCGCTCGATCCTGCTGCTGCGCAGTTGGCGCGAGTCCGGCGGCGAGGTCAGTTCGAACATCGTCTGGGAATATGGCCACACCACCATTCCCCGGCATCTGCGCGACATCGTGGTGACCGAGTACGGCATCGCCGATCTGCGCGGCAAGACCGACGCCCAGGTGATCGAGGCGCTGCTCAATATCAGCGATTCGCGCTTTCAGCCCGGGCTGATCGAGCAGGCGCAGCAGGCCGGCAAGCTGCCTGAGGATTTTCGTCTGGAGGAGCGCTTCACGAACAATCTGCCGGAGCGTCTGCAGCGGCTGCGCGACGAATATCCGACGCTGTTTGCCGAATACCCGCTGGGCAGTGACTTCAGTGCCGTGGAGCAGGATCTGCTGCGGGCGCTGAGCTGGCTCAAGAGCAAGCTGCGCCTGACCGAGGTGCTGGAGCTGGGCAAGGCCACGCTCGATGCGCCTGAGCCGGCCGCCTACCCCGAGCACCTGCGCCGCATGAGCCTGGAAGCGCCGGACGGTGTGCGTGAGGCGCTGTATCAGCGCCTGCTGCTAGGTGGCCTGCAGGCTACCAGCGTGTCTTAA
- a CDS encoding cytochrome c5 family protein, with the protein MNLMKKMLAVPAAVLALWAVTAQATTDDAIAERLKPVGEVCIMGEECKGVETVAASAGGGARSADDIIAKHCNACHGSGVLGAPKIGDTAAWKDRADHQGGLDGILAAAISGINAMPPKGTCADCSEDELREAIKKMSGL; encoded by the coding sequence GTGAATCTGATGAAGAAAATGCTGGCAGTACCGGCTGCCGTATTGGCCCTGTGGGCAGTGACTGCTCAGGCCACGACCGATGACGCAATCGCCGAGCGCCTCAAGCCAGTCGGCGAGGTGTGCATCATGGGCGAAGAGTGCAAAGGCGTCGAAACCGTTGCGGCTTCCGCCGGTGGCGGTGCCCGCTCCGCTGACGACATCATCGCCAAGCATTGCAATGCCTGCCATGGCTCTGGCGTCCTGGGCGCACCGAAGATCGGTGACACCGCTGCCTGGAAAGATCGCGCCGATCACCAGGGCGGTCTCGACGGCATCCTCGCCGCCGCCATCTCCGGTATCAACGCCATGCCGCCGAAAGGCACCTGCGCGGACTGCTCGGAAGACGAACTGCGCGAAGCGATCAAGAAGATGTCCGGTCTGTAA
- a CDS encoding sterol desaturase family protein, which produces MAASNKWLMSSFAYYLDFFTVPLLVVAALLWGPVLFWQIAAGVLIWSFVEYAMHRFLFHALYRREHWTHHLDVLALIGISSCKTTATFIVLLALFQALGLASLIAGVMLGYLAYISLHYVMHRPEHPLYRLMPGLVMNHDLHHQRGVEKNFGVSSPLWDHVFGTYVRVRNDALTQSVES; this is translated from the coding sequence ATGGCAGCCAGCAACAAGTGGTTGATGTCGTCGTTCGCCTATTACCTGGATTTTTTTACCGTCCCGCTGCTGGTCGTGGCCGCTTTGCTATGGGGGCCGGTGCTGTTCTGGCAGATCGCGGCCGGGGTGTTGATCTGGAGCTTCGTCGAATATGCCATGCACCGCTTCCTGTTCCATGCGTTGTACCGACGTGAGCACTGGACGCATCATCTCGACGTCCTGGCCCTGATCGGCATATCCAGCTGCAAGACCACAGCGACCTTCATCGTGCTGCTCGCCCTGTTCCAGGCTCTGGGGCTGGCCTCCCTGATCGCCGGGGTGATGCTTGGCTATCTGGCCTACATCTCGCTGCATTACGTCATGCACCGCCCCGAACACCCTCTCTATCGGCTCATGCCCGGCTTGGTGATGAACCACGACCTGCATCATCAGCGCGGTGTGGAAAAGAATTTCGGCGTTTCCTCCCCGCTCTGGGATCATGTTTTCGGAACCTACGTACGGGTGCGAAACGACGCGCTCACGCAAAGCGTGGAGAGCTGA
- a CDS encoding cupin domain-containing protein — MDVGVRLQSIRKLKGLSQRELAKRAGVTNSTISMIEKNSVSPSISSLKKVLGGIPMSLVEFFSLDMEQENQVQVVYRASELTDICSGAITMKLIGKAHPSRAISFLDETYPAGTDTGDEMYAHEGEEAGMLVEGRLELTVGNEVFVLEPGDSYYFESSKPHRFRNPFDVPARLISATTPANF; from the coding sequence TTGGACGTCGGCGTTCGACTGCAATCGATTCGTAAGCTCAAAGGCCTATCCCAGCGTGAACTCGCCAAGCGGGCGGGCGTGACCAACAGCACCATTTCCATGATCGAGAAAAACAGCGTCAGCCCCTCGATCAGTTCACTGAAAAAGGTGCTCGGCGGCATTCCCATGTCGCTGGTGGAATTCTTCTCGCTGGACATGGAGCAGGAGAACCAGGTTCAGGTGGTTTACCGGGCATCCGAGCTGACTGATATCTGCAGTGGCGCCATCACCATGAAGCTGATCGGCAAGGCCCATCCGAGTCGTGCCATCTCCTTTCTCGACGAGACCTACCCGGCCGGCACCGACACCGGTGACGAGATGTACGCCCACGAAGGCGAAGAGGCCGGCATGCTGGTCGAAGGCCGGCTGGAGCTGACCGTTGGCAACGAGGTGTTCGTCCTCGAGCCGGGCGACAGCTACTACTTCGAGAGCAGCAAGCCGCATCGCTTTCGCAATCCCTTCGACGTTCCGGCGCGCCTGATCAGCGCCACCACTCCGGCGAATTTCTGA
- the alr gene encoding alanine racemase: MRPARALIDLDALRHNYRLARELSGARALAVVKADAYGHGSVRCAQALEAEADGFAVACIEEALVLREAGIRAPILLLEGFFEADELALIDQHDLWCVVHSQWQIEAIEQAQLSKPLTVWLKLDSGMHRVGLHPADYQAAYRRLLASGKVSKIVLMSHFARADEPECERTSEQLAVFQKAREGLSAEVSLRNSPAVLGWPQVPSDWVRPGIMLYGATPFEQAQAQAARLQPVMTLESKIISVRELPAGEPVGYGARFVSERPTRVGVVAMGYADGYPRHAPTGTPVVVDGRPTRLIGRVSMDMLTVDLTDLPQAGLGSRVELWGKQVLASDVAAAAGSIPYQIFCNLRRVPLLYLGT, encoded by the coding sequence ATGCGTCCCGCCCGTGCCCTGATCGACCTCGATGCTCTGCGTCATAACTACCGTCTAGCCCGCGAACTGAGCGGTGCCCGCGCGCTCGCCGTGGTCAAGGCCGATGCCTATGGGCATGGCTCGGTGCGCTGCGCGCAGGCACTCGAAGCTGAGGCCGACGGCTTTGCCGTGGCCTGCATCGAAGAGGCGCTGGTGCTGCGCGAGGCCGGCATTCGTGCGCCGATCCTGTTGCTCGAGGGCTTCTTCGAGGCCGACGAACTGGCGCTGATCGATCAGCATGACCTGTGGTGCGTCGTCCACTCGCAGTGGCAGATCGAGGCTATCGAGCAGGCGCAGTTGAGCAAGCCGCTGACCGTCTGGCTCAAGCTCGACAGCGGCATGCACCGTGTCGGCCTGCACCCGGCGGACTACCAGGCGGCCTATCGGCGTCTGCTGGCCAGCGGCAAGGTCAGCAAGATCGTGCTGATGAGCCACTTCGCCCGCGCTGACGAGCCCGAGTGCGAACGCACCAGTGAGCAACTGGCAGTATTCCAGAAGGCGCGTGAAGGTCTGAGCGCCGAGGTCAGTTTGCGCAATTCGCCGGCCGTGCTCGGCTGGCCGCAGGTGCCGAGTGACTGGGTACGCCCCGGGATCATGCTCTACGGCGCTACGCCATTCGAGCAGGCACAGGCGCAGGCCGCGCGCCTGCAGCCGGTGATGACCCTGGAGTCGAAGATCATCAGCGTGCGCGAGCTGCCGGCCGGTGAGCCGGTGGGGTATGGCGCACGTTTCGTGTCCGAGCGGCCGACCCGCGTCGGTGTGGTCGCCATGGGCTATGCCGACGGTTATCCGCGCCACGCGCCGACCGGTACGCCGGTGGTGGTGGACGGCCGGCCGACCCGCCTGATTGGCCGGGTATCGATGGACATGCTTACCGTCGATCTGACCGACCTGCCGCAGGCCGGCCTTGGCAGTCGCGTCGAGCTGTGGGGCAAGCAGGTGCTGGCCAGCGACGTAGCCGCGGCAGCTGGCAGCATTCCCTATCAGATTTTTTGCAACCTACGCCGCGTGCCGCTGCTCTATCTCGGGACTTAG
- a CDS encoding RidA family protein yields the protein MSIQRLHVAKRYSEVVIHNGTIYLAGQLADDFDGDIREQTRQTLANIDKMLAEGGSDKSKILSLTIFLKDMADYDGLNAEYDAWVADGNAPARACVEAKMYKPEVLVEMCVVAAV from the coding sequence ATGTCGATCCAGCGCCTGCATGTGGCCAAACGCTACAGCGAAGTGGTGATCCACAACGGCACGATTTACCTCGCCGGCCAGCTGGCCGACGACTTCGACGGTGACATCCGCGAGCAGACCCGCCAGACCCTGGCCAACATCGACAAGATGCTGGCCGAGGGTGGCAGCGACAAGAGCAAGATCCTGTCGCTGACCATCTTCCTCAAGGACATGGCGGACTATGACGGCCTCAACGCCGAGTACGACGCCTGGGTCGCCGACGGCAACGCGCCGGCCCGCGCCTGCGTCGAGGCGAAGATGTACAAGCCCGAAGTGCTGGTGGAAATGTGCGTGGTGGCTGCCGTCTGA